The following is a genomic window from Paenibacillus thiaminolyticus.
CCGCTTGCGAGGGAGAAGGGGTGGCGATCGCGGATCAGGCCAGCGTTCGAATCGATCCATGATGGACAGCCACTTGAAAATGTGGCGAAAATACGATACGTTGGACTCAGAACGTTTACCGCTTGATCGCGGCTATGATGCGCGATGAGGCGAGTGGGCGAGGGGAGGAAGGTTGAAGCAATGACTCAATTATTGGCAGGTAAAAATATCGTCGTCATGGGCGTCGCGAACGATCGCAGCATCGCCTGGGCGATTGCGCAATCTTTGGCCGCTCAAGGCGCAAGATTGGCATTTACATATGAGAGCGAACGGGTGGAAGGCCGCGTGCGCAAGCTGGCGGAGACGATTCCGAATTCGATCATTCTGCCTTGCAACGTGACCGTCGATGAAGATATCGATGCGCTGGCAAGCCGGCTTCGGGAAGAATTCGGCACGCTGCACGGACTCGTGCACAGCATTGCCTTCGCGAAGACGGAGGAGCTGCAAGGAATGTATGTGGACACGTCCCGCGCAGGCTTTGCCTTGGCGAATGACATCAGCGCCTACTCGCTTGTCGCGGTGGCACAGCGCCTGCATCCGCTGATGACGGAAGGCGGCAGCATTATGACGATGACGTATCTGGGCGCTGAGCGCGCGATGAAGAATTACAACGTCATGGGCGTGGCGAAGGCAGCGCTTGAGGCGTCGGTTCGCTATTTGGCGAACGATCTCGGACAACATAACATTCGCGTCAACGCTATCTCGGCCGGACCGATCCGTACATTGGCCGCGAAGGGCATCAGCGATTTCAACTCCATTCTCAAGGAAGTGGAAGAGAAAGCTCCGCTCCGCCGCACAACGGAAACCGCAGAGGTGGGCGATACCGCGATGTTCCTGATGAGCCATCTGTCGCGAGGCATCACGGGAGAAGTAATCTATGTAGACGGCGGTTTCCATATTATCGGAGTATAGACGATAGTTACGGGACGCTGCAGCAGGCGTCCGCCTTGCGGGATCGATCTCATTCGAGGCCGGTTCCTCAAGGCGGATTTTCTGTATCTTCCGGTGTAAAGGCAGGGACGAGACTCGCGGCGTGAAGGCAGGGCCAGTAAAGTCTATGAAACTTGGCTGTTGCAGTAACGTATAATAGGTGGTGCAGTTCGTTCCATTTTTTACAGAAAGTAGCGTGATTGTTTTGAATACGAAGGAAAAAATTCCTTACGTCGTGTCCAGCAAGAGCCACACCGCAGTGGCGGTGAATTGCGCGGCGAAGGCAGGAGAATGGATCAAGAGCAAGCTGGGGCAATTCAAGTCGCTTCATATAAAGTCATCCATGCACGACCTCGTTACTGAAGTGGACAAAGGCGCGGAGCAAATGATCCGCAAGCTGATATTGACGCATTTTCCGGACCATGCCATTCTGGGAGAAGAAGGGGTGGAGCCGGGAAGCGACGCCTCCAGGCAAGCCTGGGAACAGGTGAAGGATGAGGAATATGTGTGGGTTATCGATCCGTTGGACGGCACGACGAACTATGTTCACAGCTTCCCGTTCTATTCCGTCTCGATCGCGCTGGCCCATCATGGCGAGGTCATCGTCGGCGTTGTCTATGACCCGACGCGCGACGAGCTGTTCGTCGCGGAGAAGGGCAAAGGCGCCTACGTGCATGGCCGCCGCATGCAGGTCGCGCCGGAGAAGGAACTGTCCGGCAGCCTGATTGCGAGCGGATTTCCGGCTGAGCGTACCCGTGCTCTGCCGGCCAATCTGGCGGGCATTCAGGCGCTGGCGCCGCAGGTGCGCAATATCCGCACGGCGGGCTCGGCTGCGCTGCACATGGCTTATGTCGCAGCCGGAAGGCTGACTGGATTCTGGGAGCTGAATCTCAATGCATGGGATTTGGCGGCAGGCAGTCTGCTCATTCGCGAATCCGGCGGTCAGATTACCGACACGCACGGTCAGCCGTATCATCTGGGCGTGCGCGATGTCGTCGCGACCAACGGCGCGATCCATGACGCCTTCATCGGAGCGTTGGAGGCGGCGGGAGCGCAAGGATAACAACCCGGCTTCTCATTGCGAACCGGTGAACCCCGCGGCAGCGGCTTCACTCTGAACCGAGTCTCCGGCTACGGGTTGTCCGGTTGATCATCAGGAGGATCGTGTTTTCTCGAACAAGTCCATGAATTGGGTATACTACGGTATGAAGGAGGGGGAGCGCTCATGCCCGAATCAGAAGATCGCCGGCGGGTGGAAGCCCGGCTAAGCGAATATCTGACCGAAGGAGACATGGAGACGGAGGAGCAGGAGGAAGCGGTGAGAAGACGCCTTCCGCCCCGCACCGAGATCCGGATCCAGACGGCCCTCGACCCGATTGTCGAGGAGACGAAGCAGTATCGAAGCATGGCGAAGGAAATTGATAGCCGGTA
Proteins encoded in this region:
- the fabI gene encoding enoyl-ACP reductase FabI — protein: MTQLLAGKNIVVMGVANDRSIAWAIAQSLAAQGARLAFTYESERVEGRVRKLAETIPNSIILPCNVTVDEDIDALASRLREEFGTLHGLVHSIAFAKTEELQGMYVDTSRAGFALANDISAYSLVAVAQRLHPLMTEGGSIMTMTYLGAERAMKNYNVMGVAKAALEASVRYLANDLGQHNIRVNAISAGPIRTLAAKGISDFNSILKEVEEKAPLRRTTETAEVGDTAMFLMSHLSRGITGEVIYVDGGFHIIGV
- a CDS encoding inositol monophosphatase family protein — protein: MNTKEKIPYVVSSKSHTAVAVNCAAKAGEWIKSKLGQFKSLHIKSSMHDLVTEVDKGAEQMIRKLILTHFPDHAILGEEGVEPGSDASRQAWEQVKDEEYVWVIDPLDGTTNYVHSFPFYSVSIALAHHGEVIVGVVYDPTRDELFVAEKGKGAYVHGRRMQVAPEKELSGSLIASGFPAERTRALPANLAGIQALAPQVRNIRTAGSAALHMAYVAAGRLTGFWELNLNAWDLAAGSLLIRESGGQITDTHGQPYHLGVRDVVATNGAIHDAFIGALEAAGAQG